The DNA segment CGGGCAAGCCGAACAAGTTTAAAAACGATGGGTCTACGATTAAGTCCATCCCTCAAGAATTTGGTTCTTCTTGGTGGAGAGCAGATCAGTTCATGCGCATTATCGCAGGACTGCAAAAAGATTTCGCGACGGCGACTCCTCCAGCTAACTTCAAAGAAGAACAGAACAACGAACTTCCGTATAACAAGTTGGCTTACCAAATGGTTGTATCGATGGGTTTGATGGGTCACTTTGTGGGTGATAATGCTCAGCCTTTCCATACTTCTGCAGATTATGACGGCTACGCCGCTGGTCATGGTGGAATTCATGCTTACTTCGAAGACTCTGTAGTGGGTGAATTCGATGGCGACCTGGATGCTTTGGTTCTAAAAGAAGCTCGTGCAATGAAAAATCCAGAGTTCTTAAAACCAAAGACAACGATTGAAAAGATGAAAGTTTTGAGTGTGATTTCCAATAAAGAGATCGCGAAAATCTTGAAACTAGATCCAATCAAAAAGAAATCCGAGCTTAAAAAAGAAAAAGGCATGGAACTTAAAACAGCGGCGGAAAGAGAACCCGCTTCTGTTGCTTTCAAAAAAATGAAACCACTCATCGTAACAGAAATGGCCCGCGGAGCCGTGTTGCTAGCAAATCTGTGGGACGAAGCCTACATCAGCGCCGGCCGCCCGAAGATCGGTGCTTACAAGTCGTATAAATACCCGTTCACCGTAGACTTCGTAGCTCCAGACTACATCGCTCCGGAAGCAGCGACCGAGAAAAAATAATTTTCTTGGTAAAATCGAAGCCCTTCACTCCGCCACGCACTGGTGGGATTGAGGGGCTTTTTGGGGATCATTCAAAGCTCTTCCAATACACTCACGCCGATAGCACCTTACGCGATAGTACCTTTTACACGATACTATTATCACCTATCCTATGTTTCGATCGTGATTTTATAAAACTTCGGCTGGACATCACTCATTTCACCAACTCACATTCGGCGTCGAAAATTATCATCGTGTTGATGAGCTTTTTTCACCAAATATAAACGGTTATCGTTGCGATTTATAACAGGCGCACGTGAAAACATTCGCACTAAATAGAGTATTCAAATAACAGCCTGAGAAGCGACAATGACGTAACTACCAACCTTAGTGTCTTTTTTAAATTTGTCTCAACCTCAATTCTATTTTGCAAAAAGAATAATTCCCTCAATACGTCCTAAACGTATCTCTCGCCACGGCGACATCTCCGTAGCGGCGAAGCTATGCGTTACTGTTCACAAGTGATAGTTTCGGCATTTTTGATTTATTAAATTTTTTTGCAAGTGCCCCAATGACTTCTCCCCAGGAGCCGTCGGAACACACATGCGACAAGAGATCTCGTGCTTTTTGCAAGTCTGCGAACTCTTCCTTAGTTAAGGTTACTTCTAAGCGAACACTTTCATCTGCCTGAGGCTTTAAACTTTCATGCGTTTGAATGGGTTGTTTAAATTCAGCTGCTAAGATCTTTTGGGTTTCAAAGGAATTCTTATTCTCAATCTCTTCTAATATTTTCAGCGTTTTAGCCTCTGAAAGAAACGCGCCTGAGGTTCTTACTTCTTCTTTGATGCACTTTTGAACTTGAGTGAGCTGCGAAAGATTCAATGCTCCCGACTCAAGCTTTTCGGCGACCAAGGGAATTTGTCTCAGCAACCGAGCCGATTGCAAACGCCTGTAAGCGCTCGATTCAGAATAGCCCAGATGTTTGGTTAAATAGGAAAACATCCCGTCATATCCCATGTCAGCGAAGAGTTTGCGAGATTCCATTTCGTTGATATGCAAAAGAATCACATGGGTGATTTTTCTCTCTGTGCGAACAAGCTTTTCTAAGCGCTGAGTAAGTTCCAGATCAGAAATTCTTTTTAAATCCATGGCGTATCCTTTCGTCAAAGGGACAATACCACGACTTTTTAAAAGCAGTTTTCGTGGTTTTTCTGAGCGAAGGTTGCGATAAAAACTGTCGGAGAATCGAGCGTTAAACGCTTACATCGCCTCATACCGAAGACTTCGTATTCCTAACATGAAGCCTCTCACGAAATAATCATTCGCACGATGCTCGCAAAATTAAAAACAACAAAACCTTGGCAAGAAATATTTTGTCAAAATATTAACTCAAAGCTTCAGCGAAGCGGTGTTCGTCAATCTAAATGGCATATATTGATGAGTATGTTGTTGAAGTAGTGATGTGAAGATATTTTGGGGGTAGCGATGTCGAGTGTGAGTGGTGATTGATGAGAGATTGGAATCGGCGGCCACTATCTATCTATCTATCTATCTATCTATCTATCTATCTATCTATCTATCTATCTATCTATCTATCTATCTATCTGTTCGCTACTGCTTCTGAATTTGAGTTCTTCATTAGGATAGTTTCAGTTAGAAGATCATGCTAAAGGTGAGCATCCTACTTAGAGTTAACCTGGGATTTACTGCCGTCTCAATCTGAGATGCGACTACCGATATAGGGCTACTGTCATTTTGCTAAACACTGAAACTCTTCCTATTTCTTTTTAGCGTGGGTACAGCCTTCGCATTTCTTTGAATTGGATAAAATCCACGAGGAGAGAATTTATGAAAAAGCGT comes from the Bdellovibrio bacteriovorus genome and includes:
- a CDS encoding DUF222 domain-containing protein, which encodes MDLKRISDLELTQRLEKLVRTERKITHVILLHINEMESRKLFADMGYDGMFSYLTKHLGYSESSAYRRLQSARLLRQIPLVAEKLESGALNLSQLTQVQKCIKEEVRTSGAFLSEAKTLKILEEIENKNSFETQKILAAEFKQPIQTHESLKPQADESVRLEVTLTKEEFADLQKARDLLSHVCSDGSWGEVIGALAKKFNKSKMPKLSLVNSNA